In one Zobellia galactanivorans genomic region, the following are encoded:
- a CDS encoding TonB-dependent receptor codes for MKTLLAASLLIGSIPIQASDKNLDREAENYVTLSDFLAEISKKHKVFFTYNASLISGENLNPEEYRYNKLNKIIHKLESKTSFDFEYLGNSYYVVYHKKAEKIKTKKLFLNTLGHTTTLDLSVLQQSVSGKVEDQDGNPLAGVNVVEKGTTNGTTTDFDGNYTIEVSDNATLVYSYIGFPTTEKKVAGKSVINVSLSEGVQLEEFIVVGSRTAPRSNTDTPLPVDVVGVKELTSTGQATFDKALQYRIPSFNTVQTPVNDATSLLDPYEIRNMGPSRTLILINGKRKNLSALLYTQTSPGRGETGADISAIPTDAIKRVEILRDGASAQYGSDAIAGVMNIILKDSPNEGSATVRTGITSEGDGEMFGVSLNNGSSIGEDKGFINYTIDLSKVNQANRPGTVDAGGEYADFVYRDPLDTENYENGHDEASLIARNQAGLNLVNNFLAETPDAGNINGSPETAAAKFSVNFGYDLSDNTQLYGNAAYVYKAVNSFANYRTPYWRQAESLSPLDIDGTDYSSYLTDFFPDGPNGAYVGYVPTFEGLLSDYNGTIGFKSTINDWNIDASFTTGGNLQTYKVNNSHNPNFVYSPSVFLDANGNGSVDDGEITEGSQLYRENSQQSFNPGGTKFTHNVGNIDISRLLSDKISIGVGAEFRTETFEIIEGELASYDGGGADSFAGASPQNSGKFNRYNIGGYLSLDYDVTDAFLLSGTIRTENYSDFGNAFVYKFSSRYKVADAFTLRGSISSGFRAPTLHQIYTQKAQYSFVPGQGIQVGGLINNVSTQAKLLGIPQLDAETSTNFTIGFGGKIANKFSYTFDYYNIAVEDRIVLGNEIGGSGDAANPLDVLLANNNLSDVSFFSNAIDTRTSGVDVVLAYRGIALGAGSLDLNLSGNYTIQNELDGPVKNIPLVENSGQSVVNGTQEALFFTSRPETKWIFGINYNINKFGFSLNNTYFGKTRFQQQGLQDLEDIFINAADIPAGAAADGGSDLSTEFTPKIVTDLGINFNATEKFTIALNVNNLFNVLPEWSFVDATATGQAILDGAAVVNSPSNLITFNQRYSQMTYDGYHFSQLGTMFNLSLNYKF; via the coding sequence ATGAAAACACTGTTAGCCGCTAGCCTGTTGATCGGAAGTATTCCGATTCAGGCTTCGGACAAAAACCTTGACAGGGAAGCGGAAAATTACGTTACCCTTTCCGATTTTCTCGCCGAGATAAGTAAAAAACACAAGGTTTTTTTTACGTATAATGCCAGCCTTATATCTGGGGAGAATCTAAATCCTGAGGAATACCGATATAATAAGCTCAATAAAATCATACATAAACTCGAGAGTAAAACCAGTTTTGACTTTGAGTATTTGGGCAATAGCTATTATGTCGTATACCACAAGAAAGCCGAGAAAATAAAAACTAAGAAGCTTTTTCTTAATACTTTGGGCCACACTACCACTTTGGATCTATCCGTACTTCAGCAATCCGTTTCAGGAAAGGTTGAAGATCAAGATGGCAACCCGCTAGCAGGTGTTAATGTGGTGGAAAAGGGAACGACCAATGGTACCACTACCGATTTTGACGGAAATTATACCATTGAGGTTTCCGATAATGCCACCTTGGTCTATAGTTATATAGGATTTCCGACCACGGAAAAAAAGGTAGCGGGAAAATCGGTTATAAACGTATCGCTTAGTGAGGGCGTACAATTGGAGGAGTTTATTGTTGTAGGGTCGCGAACCGCTCCTCGAAGCAACACGGATACACCGTTACCCGTTGACGTTGTGGGTGTCAAGGAATTAACTTCTACAGGGCAAGCGACATTTGATAAAGCTTTACAGTATAGAATTCCCTCGTTCAACACGGTTCAAACACCCGTAAACGATGCCACCTCCTTACTCGATCCTTATGAAATTCGTAATATGGGTCCAAGTAGGACCCTGATCTTGATAAATGGTAAACGTAAGAACTTGAGTGCCCTTTTGTACACACAAACCTCACCGGGACGTGGTGAAACCGGTGCGGATATTTCCGCCATACCGACAGACGCCATAAAAAGAGTGGAAATCCTTAGGGATGGTGCTTCGGCCCAATATGGTTCCGATGCCATTGCCGGTGTTATGAATATCATCCTTAAAGATAGTCCCAATGAAGGTTCCGCCACGGTGCGTACGGGAATTACCTCGGAAGGTGACGGTGAAATGTTCGGGGTATCCTTGAATAATGGAAGTTCAATAGGCGAAGACAAGGGTTTTATCAATTACACCATTGATTTATCTAAAGTAAACCAGGCCAATCGACCTGGAACGGTAGATGCCGGCGGTGAATACGCTGATTTTGTTTATCGGGACCCGCTGGATACGGAAAACTACGAAAACGGTCATGATGAAGCGAGTTTGATCGCTAGAAACCAGGCAGGGTTGAACCTGGTAAACAACTTCTTGGCAGAAACCCCTGATGCGGGCAACATCAATGGTTCTCCAGAAACGGCAGCGGCCAAATTTTCGGTCAATTTCGGCTATGATTTAAGTGATAACACACAACTATACGGAAATGCAGCTTATGTGTATAAGGCGGTAAACAGTTTTGCCAACTATAGAACCCCCTACTGGAGGCAAGCCGAGTCATTATCACCGCTTGATATTGACGGAACGGATTATTCGAGCTACTTGACCGACTTTTTTCCTGATGGCCCTAACGGTGCTTATGTAGGTTATGTACCTACCTTTGAGGGTTTGCTTAGTGATTATAACGGTACTATCGGATTCAAGTCGACCATTAATGATTGGAATATAGACGCTAGTTTTACCACTGGTGGTAACTTACAGACCTATAAGGTCAATAATTCACACAATCCTAATTTTGTATACTCCCCTTCGGTCTTTCTCGATGCCAATGGAAATGGTTCGGTAGATGATGGGGAAATCACGGAAGGTTCGCAGTTGTATCGTGAAAATAGTCAACAATCCTTCAATCCTGGTGGAACCAAATTCACACACAACGTTGGGAATATTGATATCTCAAGATTGCTATCCGATAAAATAAGTATAGGTGTCGGTGCTGAGTTCAGAACAGAAACTTTTGAAATCATAGAAGGGGAACTAGCTTCATATGATGGTGGCGGTGCCGATTCATTTGCGGGTGCCTCTCCACAAAACTCCGGTAAATTCAACAGGTATAACATTGGGGGCTATTTAAGTTTAGATTACGACGTAACCGATGCGTTCTTGTTAAGTGGTACTATTAGAACGGAAAACTATTCTGATTTTGGCAATGCTTTTGTATATAAGTTTAGCTCACGTTACAAAGTGGCTGATGCGTTTACCTTAAGAGGTTCGATCTCTTCTGGATTTAGGGCGCCTACCTTACATCAGATCTACACTCAGAAAGCCCAGTATAGTTTTGTTCCCGGTCAAGGTATTCAAGTAGGTGGTTTGATCAACAACGTGTCTACACAAGCCAAACTTTTGGGCATACCGCAATTGGATGCCGAAACGTCTACGAACTTTACCATTGGCTTTGGTGGGAAAATAGCCAATAAATTCAGCTATACTTTCGATTACTACAATATTGCCGTAGAAGATAGAATTGTATTGGGGAATGAAATTGGAGGAAGCGGCGATGCTGCCAACCCGTTAGACGTTCTTTTGGCGAACAATAATTTAAGTGATGTTAGCTTTTTCTCGAACGCCATTGATACAAGGACTTCGGGTGTAGATGTAGTTCTTGCTTATAGGGGCATTGCACTTGGGGCAGGTAGTCTAGATTTGAATTTATCGGGAAACTATACGATTCAAAACGAACTTGATGGTCCGGTCAAGAACATTCCTCTAGTGGAAAACTCAGGTCAATCCGTAGTGAACGGAACCCAAGAGGCCTTGTTTTTTACTTCTCGTCCTGAAACGAAGTGGATTTTTGGAATAAACTATAATATCAATAAATTCGGTTTCTCCCTGAACAATACCTATTTCGGAAAAACAAGGTTCCAACAACAAGGATTGCAAGACCTTGAAGACATTTTTATTAATGCTGCCGATATTCCTGCAGGGGCCGCAGCAGATGGCGGTTCTGATTTGAGTACAGAGTTTACCCCAAAAATCGTGACCGATTTAGGGATAAATTTTAATGCAACCGAAAAGTTTACGATTGCATTGAATGTCAACAATTTATTTAATGTATTGCCCGAATGGAGTTTTGTTGATGCTACGGCAACCGGTCAGGCAATATTAGATGGTGCCGCGGTCGTGAATTCGCCTTCTAACCTGATTACCTTCAACCAAAGGTATTCTCAAATGACTTATGACGGCTACCATTTCAGTCAATTAGGAACCATGTTCAACTTATCGTTGAACTATAAGTTCTAA
- a CDS encoding FecR family protein — MSKEELSLLEILIDDISFVNWAKNHNQNDVAFWNKWIGQHPDKIETVYNAKAIILGIKFNKTQVSETKIDQALSDILALVEVEEKSINKERFSFITVKYMAMATTLVLMISLAYIFIPADTTVTHTTLFGEIIDLKLPDGTSVILNGNSQISYDKSSPRNINLSGEAYFKVKAIPSTKAKFWVNTKDLKVEVFGTQFHVSTRNNKTGVLLDEGCIELLLGNGTSQKMKPGELVSYSNEDKAITHDRVTQELSYSLWREGTYIFNNTSVYEVMKNIEQAYGLKTEFIDEELKHQKLTGGIPNQNLKICLSAIEKSTGTRIVEKDNRLLMFKN; from the coding sequence ATGAGCAAAGAAGAACTATCCCTCTTAGAGATACTGATCGACGATATATCGTTCGTAAACTGGGCAAAGAACCATAATCAAAACGATGTGGCCTTCTGGAACAAATGGATTGGGCAACATCCTGATAAAATAGAAACGGTGTACAATGCCAAGGCTATAATATTAGGTATCAAATTCAACAAGACCCAGGTTTCGGAAACTAAAATAGATCAAGCCCTTAGCGATATACTAGCCCTAGTAGAAGTGGAAGAAAAAAGTATTAATAAGGAAAGATTTTCGTTCATTACCGTAAAATATATGGCAATGGCGACCACCTTGGTTCTCATGATAAGCTTGGCCTATATTTTTATACCTGCCGATACCACGGTTACCCACACTACCCTATTTGGGGAAATCATCGATTTAAAACTGCCCGATGGTACGTCTGTCATCTTAAACGGTAATTCTCAAATAAGTTATGACAAAAGCAGCCCCCGAAATATAAATCTATCGGGAGAGGCTTACTTTAAGGTAAAAGCCATTCCCTCTACCAAAGCCAAATTCTGGGTGAATACCAAAGATTTAAAGGTAGAAGTATTCGGAACACAATTCCATGTAAGCACCCGAAACAATAAGACCGGCGTTCTTTTAGATGAAGGCTGCATTGAGCTTTTGCTGGGGAACGGCACCTCCCAAAAAATGAAACCGGGCGAATTGGTATCGTATTCCAATGAAGACAAGGCCATAACCCACGACAGGGTGACCCAAGAACTTTCCTATTCCTTATGGCGTGAAGGAACCTATATATTCAACAACACCTCGGTATATGAGGTCATGAAAAATATAGAACAGGCCTATGGCCTAAAAACGGAATTCATTGACGAAGAACTAAAACATCAAAAACTTACGGGAGGCATCCCCAACCAAAATCTAAAAATCTGTTTGTCGGCTATAGAAAAATCGACAGGAACCCGAATTGTCGAGAAAGACAATAGACTTTTAATGTTTAAAAATTAA
- a CDS encoding 4Fe-4S dicluster domain-containing protein, producing the protein MAIVITDECINCGACEPECPNTAIYEGADEWRYSDGTSLEGDVVLPNGKAVNADEVQEPISDEIYYISPDKCTECMGFHEEPQCAAVCPVDCCVPDDEHVESEETLLAKQKFMHPDS; encoded by the coding sequence ATGGCGATAGTTATAACGGATGAATGCATCAATTGCGGGGCTTGTGAGCCTGAGTGTCCGAATACTGCAATTTACGAAGGAGCTGATGAATGGCGTTACAGTGATGGCACTTCTCTCGAAGGGGATGTTGTGCTTCCAAACGGTAAGGCGGTGAACGCAGACGAGGTACAAGAACCGATCAGTGATGAGATCTATTATATCTCACCTGATAAATGCACCGAATGCATGGGCTTTCATGAAGAGCCACAGTGTGCAGCGGTCTGCCCGGTAGATTGTTGTGTGCCTGATGATGAACACGTAGAGTCGGAAGAGACCCTTTTGGCCAAACAAAAATTCATGCACCCCGACAGCTAG